From Cyprinus carpio isolate SPL01 chromosome A7, ASM1834038v1, whole genome shotgun sequence, a single genomic window includes:
- the LOC109049193 gene encoding fibroblast growth factor 3-like — MVIILLLLLLSSLDPSLQESLTSRLTRTPRAPCVRGQACDPRQRRDAGGRGGVYEHLGGAPRRRKLYCATKYHLQIHPNGKIDGSLDENNPFSILEITAVDVGVVAIKGLFSGRYLAMNEKGRLYASEVFNHECEFLERIHELGYNTYASRHHATTQPPPTGSGAGGGKRRASSKRQWYVSINGKGRPRRGFKTRSTDKASLFLPRVLGNKDHEMVRKLRESQRHQAGSHRASVGRAERRRRRHRGSKGHSRKADI, encoded by the exons ATGGTTATAATTCTGCTCTTGTTGTTACTGAGCTCCTTGGATCCGAGTTTACAGGAATCTCTGACTTCGAGGCTGACCAGGACCCCAAGGGCGCCCTGTGTCAGGGGCCAGGCGTGTGACCCAAGGCAGAGGCGAGATGCTGGTGGACGCGGCGGGGTTTACGAGCACCTCGGGGGAGCTCCAAGACGCAGGAAACTTTACTGCGCCACAAAATATCATTTGCAAATTCACCCGAACGGAAAAATAGACGGATCTCTTGACGAAAACAATCCTTTCA GTATACTCGAGATCACAGCTGTGGATGTAGGTGTCGTGGCGATCAAGGGCCTGTTTTCTGGAAGATACCTGGCTATGAATGAGAAAGGACGTCTGTATGCTTCA GAAGTCTTCAACCACGAGTGTGAGTTTCTGGAGCGCATTCATGAGCTAGGCTACAACACCTACGCATCACGGCACCATGCTACCACCCAGCCTCCCCCAACAGGGTCCGGGGCAGGGGGCGGCAAACGGCGTGCCAGTTCTAAGAGGCAGTGGTACGTGTCCATCAACGGGAAGGGCCGGCCCAGGAGGGGATTTAAGACACGGAGCACGGACAAAGCTTCCCTCTTCCTGCCCCGTGTTCTGGGCAACAAGGACCATGAGATGGTGCGCAAGCTCAGAGAGAGCCAGCGGCACCAGGCCGGCTCTCACAGAGCCTCTGTGGGTCGGGCAGAACGCAGAAGACGACGACACAGGGGCTCCAAGGGCCACAGCAGAAAGGCTGACATTTAA